A single window of Mugil cephalus isolate CIBA_MC_2020 chromosome 1, CIBA_Mcephalus_1.1, whole genome shotgun sequence DNA harbors:
- the kiaa0232 gene encoding uncharacterized protein KIAA0232 homolog, with protein MRPVSTDSDGPAPPETLSCPYPLVGPLPASEMSLLQSLGPVQSWLGQELEKCGIDAMIYTRYILSLLLHDSYDYDLQDQENDIFLGWEKGTGKKWGKSKKKGGTDLSLEEMKKQAAVQCLRSASDENSGIESLVEELCSKLKDIQNKQKEEKQIQKKSDGSQSPERAESPSSKDQVEMYYEAFPPLSEKPVCLQEIMTVWNKAKACAYSSSSSSAAPQTSTDTSSPKDCNSEGEAAKERNLEACGTITTVTNDRGQQRRSKKEKENRYHSGAASEEKSTVHSKRQMRHRSEGKYRPRSWSSGSSEAGSSSSGNQGDSKSSRSKTVRIRHKSREAVKNKRTRNSGQVKLQVKVIDKEERRNTGGSSSSATTGSAAKQPQLYKKGKRPLKEIRRDPGWVEEAGVEARNKKEYMEEPLWYTEPITEYFIPFSSRQSKLETKYRSKADSPRGFASSADAERPRERIQGICIANESYQRAYLAAGSFVDGHFVEGPGEAEDETAVLTGTSSCPQPEDSRDLDDEHLSEEFTHFYEVDIYQSILDTSASDSIQESRILSMIRQKSKEQRDVEAECCLVLDGLEQQGKSAIRADLQEASGSVGFLMEDLENMAQVWGCYSPSTSEDLDGESFIGDSPVRLSPLLDSVSFTLSKLSGNLEEPSVPEATSEPSGLNSSCFSLFELQYDSPTFPFPRDSLSIGHDNNTDSSSCLDPHSNKQSRLLIWTKNSAFDETEHCSNLSTRTCSPWSHSEETRSDNEQGNAPAEDAAQFGNEEIDCIIPPLSGTYLEDEILDFLQEDSGRKCEEVSVSTASNQTFTKKSKLESICGIPLEEDESKQYSTGMFSDNTNQQSEDYSSGIIKDIWTAIGDGKSVKSRPGAEKAGEGLFSDESGGYCCSCLEVQAKGVPIQGPQKKAVQRSEYHLWEGKKDEQDLAKNKLSKVDGAGDYMTPSKPWDLNSDKESTSFILGGVYGELKTLSGDKNWAVVPPSDTQDSLLQCAAAATSASSSDMLTITGTDVFMNTSSRFAPGHRPLWRPLVSFGQSDPAIRGGGDGLNKGFSFIFHEDLLGSYGGLRSSEEQGLEYPFASFNLNNPFSQVLHVECSFEPEDMASFSPGFKPKSILCSDSENEAFHPRIYGINRTQYRAIRISPRTHFRPISASELSPGGVSDSEAETDKEDMSFPVLAPVDVFDDPQADLKPLEEDAECEGPYYGKSELESGKFLPRLKKSGMEKSAQTSLDSQEGSSTLLPIAEQEICLDCKTAAAASAGGQTDVPVGKIQKEASSGEKQSCLCSPASQIPKYGIAYDFVGDVPEFPLLNISGQGGTGNQQDECWWQNTICSPLFPGSQCTGSSNI; from the exons ATGCGTCCAGTGAGCACCGATTCAGACggtcctgctcctcctgagACCCTCTCTTGCCCCTACCCCCTTGTAGGCCCCCTGCCTGCCTCAGAGATGTCCCTGCTCCAGTCGCTGGGTCCAGTGCAAAGCTGGCTCGGCCAGGAGCTGGAGAAGTGCGGGATAGATGCCATGATTTACACCCGCTAcatcctcagcctcctcctgcaTGACAGTTACGACTATGACCTGCAGGACCAG GAAAACGACATCTTCTTGGGATGGGAGAAGGGAACTGGGAAGAAATGGGGCAAGAgcaagaagaaaggagggacTGACCTGAGTCTTgaggaaatgaagaagcaaGCCGCCGTGCAATGCCTCCGTTCTGCATCTGATGAA AACTCTGGAATTGAGAGCCTGGTTGAagagctttgctctaaacttAAGGacatccaaaacaaacagaaag AGGAAAAGCAGATTCAAAAGAAATCTGATGGCTCTCAGTCTCCAGAGCGAGCTGAGTCCCCCTCTTCAAAGGACCAGGTGGAAAT GTATTATGAAGCCTTTCCTCCTTTGTCAGAGAAACCTGTTTGTCTCCAAGAGATCATGACGGTGTGGAACAAGGCTAAAGCCTGCGCTTACTCAAGTTCATCATCTTCTGCGGCCCCACAAACCAGCACGGACACCTCTTCCCCCAAAGATTGTAACAGCGAGGGCGAGGCTGCGAAGGAGCGAAACCTCGAGGCATGCGGCACCATCACTACCGTGACCAACGACAGAGGGCAGCAGCGACGGAgcaagaaggagaaagaaaatcgATACCATAGCGGCGCAGCGTCAGAGGAGAAGTCCACTGTCCACTCTAAGAGACAGATGAGACACAGATCTGAGGGCAAATACAGACCCAGATCTTGGTCTTCTGGCTCTAGTGAGGCAGGCTCAAGCTCAAGTGGGAACCAGGGTGACTCCAAGTCGTCCAGAAGCAAGACCGTTAGAATAAGGCACAAATCTAGGGAGGCTGTGAAAAATAAGAGAACGCGCAACAGTGGGCAGGTCAAGCTGCAGGTGAAGGTCATTGACAAAGAGGAGCGAAGAAACACCggagggagcagcagcagcgccaccaccGGCAGCGCTGCCAAACAACCACAGCTTTACAAAAAGGGGAAGAGGCCGCTGAAAGAGATTCGCAGAGATCCAGGCTGGGTGGAAGAAGCTGGAGTTGAGGCCAGAAACAAAAAGGAATACATGGAGGAGCCACTTTGGTACACTGAGCCCATCACAGAGTATTTTATACCTTTCAGCAGCAGACAAAGCAAGCTGGAAACGAAATATCGAAGTAAGGCAGACTCTCCTCGTGGCTTCGCCTCGTCAGCTGATGCGGAGAGGCCACGGGAGAGAATCCAGGGAATCTGCATTGCCAATGAGAGCTACCAGAGAGCATACCTTGCAGCGGGCTCATTTGTGGATGGGCACTTTGTGGAAGGGCCTGGCGAAGCAGAGGACGAAACTGCTGTACTCACTGGGACCTCAAGCTGCCCTCAGCCAGAGGATAGTAGAGATTTAGATGACGAGCATCTGTCTGAAGAATTCACTCACTTCTATGAAGTTGATATTTATCAATCCATATTGGATACTAGTGCCTCAGACTCAATACAAGAGAGTCGGATCCTAAGCATGATTCgacaaaaaagcaaagagcaaaGAGACGTTGAGGCAGAATGTTGTTTAGTGTTAGATGGCCTCGAGCAGCAAGGGAAAAGTGCAATACGGGCAGACTTGCAGGAAGCTTCAGGTTCTGTGGGATTTTTAATGGAGGATCTCGAAAACATGGCTCAAGTGTGGGGATGTTACTCGCCGTCTACTTCGGAAGATCTGGACGGAGAAAGCTTCATAGGAGACTCTCCTGTTCGGCTCTCCCCTCTCCTCGACAGCGTTTCATTCACCCTGAGCAAACTCTCTGGAAATCTGGAGGAGCCGTCTGTTCCTGAAGCCACCAGTGAACCGTCTGGTTTGAACTCATCCTGCTTCTCTCTTTTTGAGCTGCAGTATGACAGCCCGACTTTTCCTTTTCCCCGCGACTCACTCTCCATTGGTCACGATAACAACACCGATTCTAGTAGCTGTCTCGATCCACATTCTAATAAACAGTCTCGTTTGCTAATATGGACCAAAAATAGTGCCTTTGACGAAACTGAACACTGTTCTAACTTATCAACACGAACTTGCAGTCCTTGGTCGCATTCAGAGGAGACTCGTTCAGACAATGAGCAAGGAAACGCTCCGGCAGAGGACGCTGCTCAATTTGGCAACGAAGAGATTGATTGTATaatccctcctctctctggtaCATATCTAGAGGATGAAATCTTGGACTTTTTGCAAGAAGACTCTGGCCGCAAGTGCGAGGAGGTCAGTGTCAGCACAGCATCCAATCAGACGTTCaccaaaaaatctaaattggAGTCCATTTGCGGTATACCATTGGAAGAGGACGAGAGTAAACAGTACAGCACTGGCATGTTTTCGGACAACACAAACCAACAGAGTGAGGATTACAGCTCAGGGATAATAAAAGACATTTGGACTGCGATTGGAGATGGCAAATCTGTAAAGTCAAGGCCGGGAGCAGAAAAAGCGGGCGAGGGGCTCTTCTCAGATGAGTCCGGCGGttactgctgcagctgtttggagGTGCAGGCGAAAGGAGTTCCAATTCAGGGGCCTCAGAAAAAAGCAGTACAGCGGTCCGAGTATCACCTTTGGGAAGGCAAGAAGGACGAACAGGACTTAGCCAAAAACAAACTCTCCAAGGTAGATGGTGCCGGGGATTACATGACTCCGTCCAAGCCCTGGGACTTAAACTCCGACAAGGAGAGTACGTCGTTCATCCTAGGAGGGGTGTACGGAGAGTTGAAAACACTAAGTGGTGATAAGAATTGGGCTGTTGTACCGCCAAGCGACACCCAGGACAGCCTGCTACAGTGCGCCGCTGCAGCCACATCCGCTTCTAGCTCAGACATGCTAACCATCACCGGCACAGATGTGTTCATGAACACGAGCAGCCGCTTCGCCCCCGGGCACAGGCCCCTGTGGAGGCCTCTCGTGTCCTTCGGGCAGAGCGACCCGGCCATTAGAGGAGGCGGAGATGGATTGAATAAGggattttctttcatcttcCATGAAGATTTGCTTGGATCTTACGGAGGCCTGCGCAGTAGCGAGGAGCAAGGCTTAGAGTACCCGTTCGCATCCttcaacctgaacaatccctTCTCTCAAGTCCTCCACGTTGAGTGTTCCTTCGAGCCCGAGGACATGGCTTCGTTCAGTCCAGGATTCAAACCCAAATCCATCCTTTGCTCGGACTCCGAGAACGAAGCCTTCCACCCTCGAATATATGGCATCAACCGGACGCAGTATAGGGCCATTCGCATTTCCCCCAGGACTCATTTCCGACCAATATCAGCCTCCGAGTTGTCCCCTGGTGGAGTGAGTGATTCAGAGGCCGAGACTGACAAAGAGGACATGAGTTTTCCCGTCCTGGCGCCGGTGGACGTATTCGATGATCCTCAGGCGGACCTCAAACCTCTGGAGGAGGACGCAGAATGCGAGGGCCCATATTATGGGAAGTCAGAACTGGAATCTGGTAAATTCTTACCCAGATTAAAGAAGTCTGGCATGGAGAAGAGTGCCCAGACCTCTCTGGATTCACAGGAGGGCTCCAGTACCCTCCTGCCAATCGCTGAGCAAGAGATTTGCTTAGACTGCAAAACGGCAGCAGCTGCGAGCGCTGGTGGACAGACGGACGTTCCTGTCGGCAAGATTCAAAAAGAGGCGTCTTCAGGAGAAAAACAGTCCTGCTTATGTTCGCCAGCCAGTCAGATTCCCAAGTACGGGATTGCTTACGACTTTGTTGGAGATGTGCCAGAG TTCCCTCTGTTAAATATAAGTGGACAGGGAGGAACTGGCAACCAGCAGGATGAGTGCTGGTGGCAGAACACAATTTGTTCCCCCCTATTCCCTGGATCTCAGTGTACAG